A segment of the Candidatus Zixiibacteriota bacterium genome:
TATAACCATCCAGCAACTGACGTTCACTGCGGTCTACTGGTTTCTCATCAATATCGTCCATCACTATGGCGAGTCGGCGGGTGCCGCCATGGGGATCGGCAATCGCATGGAATCAATCTCGTATCTGACCTGCTACGGCTTTTCAGTTGCCGCCTCGACCATGGTGGGTCAGAACCTTGGCGCCGGGAACGCCGATCGCGCCGCACGCTGCGCCTGGAGTTCCGCGGGATTGGCGGTGGCATTCACGTTCGTCATTTCAATACTCTTCCTGACAATACCACACTTCATCGCGCGGATTTTCACCAGTGACCCGGAGGTCATGGCGATCGCCGTCGATTACCTTCGGATTCTGGGACTGTCGCAGTTCACCATGGCCATAGAGATTGTCCTGGAGGGTTCATTCAGTGGGGCCGGGGACACCGTTTCTCCCATGGTAGTGATGATCCCCGGTGCGATCGCACGGGTTCCACTTGCGTACTACCTGTGCTTTGGACTGGATTGGGGGATCAACGGCGTCTGGTGGACCCTTACAATAACCACAACGGTGAAAGCGGCAGCGTTGGCGCTGTGGTTCAAGCGCGGCCGGTGGCAAGCCAAGAAGCTTTGACAATATCTTGTTGACCGTCGTGGTCGAATCGTCTTATTTCATTGCAAGAATATGAGTTGCACGAGAGCGCGAGCGGTATTGGCGCGCGCTCGGTCTACTGCCGGAGGTAGCATGCCGTTGAAATACATTCGTTTCGCACATATGAGACTTGGAGGGGAGCACTTTGGTGCGATAGATGATCAAACAGTGACAATGTTGGATAACGCTCCTTGGCTTGGCGGGAAACCGACCGGGGAGAAATTATCCGTGGACAGCATCAAGCTGCTTGCACCGGTAGCGCCATCGAAGATTGTCTGTGTGGGATTGAATTATCATGCACACGTGGCGGCGTCGTTATCCGCTGACAAACCGCCCGAAGAGCCACTCCTGTTTCTCAAACCACCGTCGTCGATCATCGGCCCTGGTGACAAGATCGTACATCCACCCCAGTCTCAACGGGTAGACTACGAAGCGGAATTGGGCGTCGTAATCGGCTGCAAGGCGACCAAAGTCTCAGTCCGACAAGCAGAAAGCTGCATCTTCGGATATACCTGCATCAACGATGTCACGGCGCGAGACCTTCAGAAAAAGGACGGCCAGTGGTCGCGGGCCAAAGGGTTCGATACATTTTGTCCGATCGGGCCCTGGATAGTGACCGACTTGAATTATCGAGACGTGCTGGTCGAAGGGATTCTGAATGATACGGTGATGCAGTCGGGTCGAACGTCGATGATGATCTTCGACGTGCCGTTTCTTATAAGCTATATTTCACAGGCTATGACTCTGTACCCCGGGGACCTGATCTCAACTGGTACACCATCGGGAATCGCCCCCATGAAACCAAGTGACAAGATCCAGGTCCGCATAGAAGGGATAGGGACCCTTGAGAACATTGTCGCATAGTCTTGGACTGGTTTTGCTCATGGCGGCCGGGCCAGTCACGGCATTTGACAAGTTGACAATCGATGCCACGTTGAATCCATCGGCTCAGACCATCAACGGGCGAGTGACGGTTGAATTCTCAGTCCCTGATTCTAATTGGGAAGAGGTGCTTTTCCGACTCTACTCCAATTTTCCGTGTGACAGTCCGTCGACGCGGACCGACTTACCCGACAACAAACCGTGCGGGACGGAAATACACGGCGTCACCGTCAACGGCGCGGACGTACGCAATGAAGCGAAGATCGAGGGGACCGATCTGGACGTACCGATTCCAAAAGCGAATCACAGTAGCGGCCCGCTTGAGATAACAATTGATTTTGCCACGCACATTTCAGACACGGGCATGGATTACGGCCGTCAGGCGGACGGCTATTTCCTCTATGGTTGGTTTCCAATGCCGGCGCCCCGACGCGGTAACGAGTGGCTGAAGATACAGTACGGTCCGGAATCCGAACTGGTCGGTGATTGCTTCGACATTACGGCCATAATCCATGTGCCCGATTCACTCGAACTCGTGAGCCCTGGCATAGCTCATATAGATTCGACTGATGGAATCAGAGCGTACACCTGTAATCTACAAGAGTCCCATGACTTCCCCGTCTGCATTCTCCCGAAAGGGTATGAATCAGGCACGCGTACGTTGGACCACATTCAACTGACAATTCGTTATCGGCCTGAAGACAGTGTTGTTTTGGACACGGTGGCCGAGCAGATCGGTCACACCATGGCGTTCATGTCGGAAAACGTCGGACCGTATCCATTCGGTGAACTGGTGGTCGTTATCGGGGGACCGTGGATTCGTGGCGGGTTGGAACTGCCGCGACTGATTCTCCTTGAGCGACCGCGCTCCCGTTTCGCTCCGGCGCTGTATCGTTCACTGGTGGTTCATGAGACGATCCATGAGTGGTTCTATGGAATCCTCAACTCCAACCAGGCCCTTGATCCCTGGATGGATGAGGCAGCCACGGAATATTTCACGGAACGGGTGATCCGAGACATATCGGGCGGTGAGGGAGACCGCTTCTCCTATTGGGGAATCAGTGCATCATTCCAGGACATGCGTCGGCTGGCTGCTCGCTCAGTATGGACGTTGGTCCCCGTCACGCTCCGGTCCGAACAGTATGCGGAGCCATTCGAGTATTTCAATGCTGTGTATGATAAGGGATGCCTGGTGGTGCAGACTTTGGTCAACCACCTGAACGACACCGACCGCCGTCGATTCTGGCACGACTACTATCAGCAATTCTCTTTTCGTTCGCCGACGCCATTGGATTTCGTGACCCTTCTCGCCCAGTATCCGCCGTATAGTTCGGTTTCGCATGTACAGCATATTTTGAACAGTAACGAACCGATCGATTACCAGGTTGAAGACATATCGATTCGTGAAACCTCCCGTAATGACACTATCCTCTCTGATTCGGCAGCCGAGCGAGTCTCGCAGTATACGACCAAAGTCACCTGCGTGTTCTATCACCCGCTGCCGCTGCCGGTGGCGTTGCGGGTCGAATATCTCGATGGTACTGCCCGGGACACCACAATCGTGCCGGACCCCGGCTACCATACGTATAGCTTCGTGGGCTCGAGCCCGGGGCAAACGGCAATACTTGATCCGTACTATCAGATAAGTCTTGATGTCAATCTGTTGAACAACTCATTGAGTCGCCAAGGTGGCAGAGGTGTGGCACTCCGCTTGATGTCCGGGCTCACATTTCTCCTTCAATCATTGTTTCAGTCGGTGTGGGGATTCTGATGGTGACAGTTATACGCGCCGGGGTCTCCACGTTCCGTCGAAACCTGCCGATCTGGTACGGGCTCTATGTGGGAAAACTGGCCTTGTCGCTTCTGGTAGCGGTACCGGTACTCGTGCTGATCCATGCCGTGGTCGACCGATCGGTTTTCGCTCAGGCGGTTTCGCGAGAGTGGTCGCTGGGTGTCATTTCGGAGCTGGTGGCGGCCAAAGAAAACTTGCTGAGCAGCTTTATGCTGATGACGCTGGCACTTGCGGCCGCGGCATTTCTGTTGAAACAGTTTCTAAATGGCGGAATCTATACCTCTCTCGTGTCGTCCGGAAAACCGGGAATACGGCGCTTTTTCGCCGAATGCGGGGGACGATTCACCGACCATATTCGCATCTCGCTTATTATGGCCCCGATCTACCTGGCGTTGGCGGTGGTTGCGCTGGTGGTTGTATCGTTAGTGCCGGATCGCATTTTCGGCCTTTGGGGAAACGCCTATCTTCATACTATGATTCTCAAAGTAGCGATCACTTATGTCATTATTCTGCTCGGCAGCCTGTTCTCGGATGTCGTGCGTCTGCATGCCACCGTGCAGTCAGGGATTCCAGTCGGTACGTGGTTCAAGCTGTCCTTGAACTATGTGGGTAGGCATGGTGTACAAACGTGTGTCGTGTATCTTGTCTATTTTGCGCCGATGGTCATCTGCTGGCTCTTATGTGAACGGCTCGCTCTGGTTGCCACAAGCCGAATTCAGAGCCTGAGCGGCGTTGTTCTTGAACTGCTGCTGTTTCAGATTTGCTCGCTCTTTCGAACAGGTCAAGCGCTCCTGTCTATAGCCACGCTGGCGCCTTTGGTTGCAACACACGCCGAACGAGCAGTGACAGCAACAGCCGACTCGGGGATCCCGCATGACTGAGCGTCTGTACTATCGCCAGCCTGGGCTTTTGGAGTTCGATGCTGTCATCGCGGACATCGGCAACAGCGGCGATCTGTTCTATACCGTCCTCGACCGGTCGGCGTTCTATCCCACATCGGGCGGTCAGCTTCACGATACAGGCAGAATAGGCGATATCGACATTGTTGAGGTGATCGAATCCATAGATGGCGATGTCTGGCACTTGTCGAAAAGCTCGCCCGGGGAGAAGGGTAATCGGGTGCATGGGGAGATCAACGGCGACCGCCGCTGGAGAAACAGGCAGCTGCACACGGCTCAGCATATTTTGAGCCAGGCGTTTATCCGACGCCATGGCTGGGAGACGGTTTCAGTACACTTGGGCGAGGAGTACGGTGCCATCGAATTGGCGAGTGCGGCGCTCGATCAGCAAAGCCTGGTCGAGACCGAACAACTTGCCGCAAGTGTCATCAGGCAAAACCTGGCAGTAGAGATCCTTTTCATTGACTCAAACGACATCGCCTCGACGCCGCTTCGCAAAATTCCGGATCGTCAAGGGACTATTCGTGTCATAAAGATCGGCGAATTCGACTGGTCTGCCTGTGGTGGCACGCACTGCGTCAGTACAGCCGAAGTCAGTCTTATCAAGATCGTTGGTTTAGAAACTATTAGGGGGCATTCCTTAGTGCGGTTTTTGGCCGGCGCGCAAGCGCTTGAGGATTACAGCGCCCGGTTCGGCATCACTGATGAGCTGGCACGGTCGCTCACCTGTCATTTCGCCGATCTGCCGGCGAGATTCGACAAGATGTCAGCCGAGAATCGTGAGCTTCGCAAGCAACTGTCCGACGCCCGGAAACGCCTGCTGCCGATACTGGCCGATGAGATCGCACAAATCGCCATTGCATACCCCGAACCAAGAGTTGTATCGTCAGTCCAATCTTCAATGGATGGCGCTACCGCCTCACAGCTTGCCCAACTCGTTGCTGACAAAGTGTCGGGTGCAGCGCTCGTGCTGGTCGATGGGCGCCTGGTATTGGCCGTGCCGGACGCTAGGAAATGGCATGCCGGTGAGTTAATCAAAGCGATCGCATCATCACTGGGTCTGCGTGGCGGCGGCTCCAATCGCGTGGCGCAGATGGGGGGACTTGACGCCAGCAGATTGCCCGAGATCGAGAAACTGTTGAGGGAGAGGCTGACGCGTGCGTAGGCTGAGCCTGTTTGGTCTGGTCGTTCTCTCCGCCTGGGCGGCTTCGGCTTATGCCCAGCGCTCCGACCGGCTCGATCTGCAGCATGCCGACTTGCTTGAGGTTGTCCTCTCTTCAGCGCAAGATACGACCTTCGTTATCGGTGCGGTCGTCTTTCAGTCCGACAACGGCCTGATCTACTGTGATTCGGCGGTCTGGCTCAAGGGAAAGCGGGTGCGGCTTATCGGTTCGGTCATTATCGATGACCCCGCGTATCGGTTAACCGCCGATTCGGTGGATTACAATCTGGTCAACGGGGACGCTGTCGCCCGGGGTAAATATGTTGAGCTGTGGTCGCGCGACGATTCACTGTTCGCGGTGGGACACCATGCTTTCTACAACAAACAGAAGAAGTATTTCAACATGGAGGAGCGGCCTACCTTGTATCTCAAGTACCCGGACAGCGCTTCGATGGTCGAAGTAACGGCCGATTTCATCGAATACGACGCAAAGGTGGAGCGGGCAGAGGCCACCGGCTCGGTCGTGATCGTATCGAAGGATGTAACCGCAGAGTCCGGGTGTGCCGTGATGTATCCCAAGACCAATGCCCTCGATCTGACAGAATCACCGGTGGCGCGGCGCGGTAAGTCTGAGATAAGCGGCCAACTCATCGCCATAACGTCCGTGAACAACAGCATCGCGCAAATAGATGTCCTCGATTCGGCCAAGGGAACATTCGTGGAACCATCCGAGGGAACCAGTGACTCGTACGATAACTCCGTCCTCAAAGGGAAGCGGATCATCATGGATTTCGATGATGGTCTGCTTAGCCGCATCACGTGCTATGGCGAGGCGTACTCGTGGTACTATCCGGCGTCGCGCGACAATAAAGAAACGAACGAGAACAGCGTATCCGGCGACACGATTAAGTTTGCGGTCAAGGAGGAACGACTGCAGTCGGTGACGGTGGTCGGCGGAGCCGTGGGGACATATATTGCATCGAAGACTACAGCCGCAGACACGGCCTTGGTGACCAAAGCAGACACGATTGACTACAGCAGCCATTATATCAGATATGACTTGAAGGATTCTTTAATTACGCTCCTGCGACAGGCTCACGTAACATCAGGGAGCGTTGCTCTCGATGCTCACCGCATCGTTTTTGACACTAAGAAGCGGGTGATCGAAGCGTTCTCAGCCGATGTGAAGAGCGACAGCATACCGACTGATACGACACTCACTGCCCATCTCCAACCGAACATAATACCGGTATCGCTGAAGGATAAGAGCGAGACGATCCTCGGCGATTACCTCGACTATTCCATAGACACGGAAAAGGGGCGGATCGTCCAGTCCAAGTCTAAATACGAGACCGGATTCTATTATGGCGAGAAGGTGTTTCGGGCGCGGAAGGACATCTTCTACGTGGACGAAGGGCGCTACACCACCTGCGACGCCGATGAACCGCATTTTCATTTTTATTCCACGCACATGAAACTGATGGAAGGGAACAAGTTGATCGCCAAACCGGTAGTGCTCAATATCGGTCGACTTCCGATCCTGGCGTTGCCGTACTACGTGTTCCCGTTGAAGAAGGGGAGGCATTCTGGTTTCCTGCCGTTTCAACTTGGCAATATCGAGCGCGGCGAGCGGTATGTCCGAAATGTCGGGTATTACTGGGCCGCCTCTGATTATTGGGATACACAGGGAGCGCTGGACTATTACGAGCGGTCCAGCACGATCAATCTCTATGGCCGATTCAACTATCGGAAGTTGTACAATTTTGACGGGACGGTCTCAGGGAACTACACCAGAACCAGCGATTACAGTACGACAATCGGCACCGATACGCGTCGCACCCGGTGGACCATACAGGCCCGGCATAACCAGGACATAACGCCGTCGCTGAAGATTAGCGCCGACGGTCAGTACCAATCTGATGCATCGTACTACAAGGACTATTCGCTCGACCTCAACCAGCGCTTGAACCGGACCACCCGATCTCAGGTGAATTTCACGAAGCGGTTCTCACGGAGCGTTTCGCTCTCCGGTAAATTCTCACATGACCTGAATCTGGATGAACAGAGCAGAGTGGATTACCTGCCGAGTGCGGGGCTCTCGGTACCCGCCATCAAGCCGTTCGGCAGCGGCTCCCGCGATGCCGAAGGAGTGTTGAAAACCAGATGGTACCACGCCCTCACCATGACCTGGCGTCCCACCATGACCAACTACTCTTCACGCGTCACCCGCTACCAGTATACAACACCGGACTCCACCGAATCGGTCAGTTATCGGAGTCGGAAGGAATACACCAAGTACGATCACGCCGTCGGTCTGTCATTCCCGCTGACCATCGCCAAGTACTTCATCTTCAACCCCTCCGTCAGCTATAGCGAGAACTGGACCAAAGTGAATCGGACGGATCAGTCCGATTCGCTGGGAATCAACCCGTCCAGACTCTACCGCACCTACCTGTATAGCGGTGGGGCGTCGCTCTCCACCAAGCTGTACGGAACGGTTTCACCGAACCTGTTTGGCCTTACCGGCCTCCGGCAGGTTCTCTCGCCGTCTGTGTCCTATGGATTTTCACCGAAAGTCGATCCTGAACCGGTCGTTCGTGCCTACGTCGGAGGGTATGGAAGCACAGCGCGTTCCTCCAGTATGACCTTGTCCCTTAATCAGGTGTATCAGGCAAAGGTCAGACGGGACGAAGAAGAGAGGTCACTTGACCTGCTCTCGATAACCAGCAGCACCAACTATAATCTGGAGACAACGGGGCGGAAGTTCTCGGATCTGAACACGACTTTCAATTCGAATGTCCTGCCCAATGTACGACTCAACGGGTCAATGGTACATTCGCTGTATAAACCCGGCACCAATGATCTGGATCTGTGGTCGCCATATCTGATGAGCTTTGGCGTCAGCACGACATTCGGCCTCGCCGGGAGGTCGTTCTTGTTCGACGATGCCGGCAGCGGTCCGGTTCAGCGCGATACCGCGACCACTCCCGGGCAAACTCCGACGGTATTGCCGACGCACCAGGGAAGAAGCGGTTGGAACCTGAGCGCCACTTACTCTTACAACGAGTCCGGCCGGGGTTCGCAATTCGTCAAGTCCAGTTATATCCAATTCAGCCTCGCCTTCAAGCTGACATCATCCACCGACATTTCCTACTCTCAGTATTACGATTTCACCGGCAAGGGAACGATCAACAACCAGGTCTCCATTACCAAGCAGTTGCACTGCTGGCGCGGTGAACTCTGGTGGGTTCCGATCGGCTCAAATCGCGGTTATGGTTTCCGCCTTTATGTAATTGCTATACCGGCGCTCAAAATCGACAACACGCAGAGCCCGACCAGCGGCAGCCTGCTCTACCGATGATCGGTACTATAGTCTCGCGTGAACACGGGCACAGTTGTCCACCTGTTTTTTTCTTGACTGTCTCGTGTTCGATCGTACCATGCCGTATGCACTGATGATGAATCCAGAGTCAATCGAACAGGAAAGGGAATTCCTATGACCAAGGATGACATGATAGCCATGATCGCGACCGGCGCCGGTCTTACGCGAAGACAGGCAACACAGGCGCTTGAGACGTTCATGAGCGGGGTGACAGCACAGTTGAAGTCCGGAAGAAAAGTCAGCTTTTCCGGGTTTGGCACCTTCGCGGTGTCCAAACGCAAGGCCCGGACAGGGCGCAATCCGCGCACCGGAGCCCCCATCACCATCCCGGCGTCCAAGGTGCCGGTCTTCCGGGCAGGTACTCGCCTCAAAGAAGCTATCCGAAAATAGGTTCACGTATAGTTGGTCTCGGGCGGGCAGCACATGCGGCCCGCCCATTTGTTTACAGTTTTAATTGCATTTTCGCCGTTCTGACGCCACTTTTGGTACCTGCTATGGCGCGAAAGAAATCTCATAAGGGAAGAAAGACGGTAGCGGCGGTACTGGCGCTGCTGGCCCTGTTTATCCTGATCTCGTTGGTCACCCACCGGGCATCGGATGATGCCTATATTCGCGGCGAGGCGGACTACAACACCAGCCCATATGAATTCAGGTTTGGCAATGAGGCGGGGATGTTCGGGGCCTATTTGTCATACTTGTTATACTTCTTGATAGGCTGGCTCTCGATATTCATTCCGCTGGGGCTGGGTTCGCTGTCATTGCGGCTATTCTCGGAGAAGCTGGCGGAGCGACTCCCCATACGAGTTTCACTGCTCTTTGCGGTGGGCATTATGGGTACTATGATCGTCGACGTCTCGGTCGTAGCAGACGGGACCTCGGGGGAAGGGGATGCGCTGTTCGGCGGTTACACGATTGAGCTCCTTACTCGCATTGCGGTGAAACTCGTCGGTACTATGGGCGCCTACGTGGTTCTGGGAGGAACGATCGGTGTACTCCTCGTTCTGTACACCTATTTCACCCCCATTTTCCTCGGACAGCTGCGCCAGGCGGGCGTATCGCCGCTCAAACGTTTGGGACAATTGATTTTTTCGGGCCTTAAGTCGCTTCTCAGTTTTCGCTGGTTGTTCCGGCGGTCCCGATCGAGAGGCGAACTGCCCGAATCAGCCGCACAGGAGTTCGACAGCTTATTGAACAACGAAATTGCGGCCTCTCGCGCCGAGGTTTCCGAAGCGGCTTTTGAAGCCCAGAAAGAACTGGACATAACCGGGTCCGAGAAGGTCGCGCGCCGGAAGACAACCATGAAAAAGGCCGCCGAACCGGTGCAGATCTCTTCGCTGAATTTCAAATACCCAACCATGGATCTGCTTGAGGAGAATACAAGCGACGGCACAGCCGTAAGTACTGATGAATTAAACGCTACGGCCAGGATGCTTAAAGAAACGCTTGAGACATTCGGCGTATCGATTGAGGGAAATATCGACCGCTATCCGGGACCTATCATAACGCGATACGAGTTCAAGCCTGGGGTCGGTGTGAAGGTCAACCAGATCGTTAACCTCTCCGACGATCTCGCCCTAGCGCTCAAGGCCAAACGAATTCGAATCATAGCCCCCATTCCAGGTAAAGCGGCGGTTGGGGTCGAAATCCCCAATCGCATGCCGCAGAAAGTATTTCTGCGCGACATACTGAGTGCAGACGAATTCAAGAACGCTTCCATCCGCCTGCCGCTGGCGCTCGGCAAGACGATTTCCGGAAAGCCGTTCGTGACGGATCTCACCCGCATGCCGCATCTGCTGATCGCCGGCGCGACCGGGTCGGGGAAATCGGTCTGCATGAACGCGCTGATCACATCTTTGTTGTATCGGCTTCATCCGCTGCAGGTGCGGTTCATATTTGTCGATCCCAAGATGCTCGAACTCTCGGTCTACTCCGGCATTCCACACTTAGGGAGACCGGTGGTGACAACACCCAAGCAGGCCGAGAAGGTGTTTGCCGACACGGTCGCCGAGATGGAGAATCGCTACCGCAAGCTGGCGTCGGCCGGCGTCCGGAATATCGAGGATTTCAACCGTAAGCAACAGGCTGAAGAAACCAAGCTGCCGTATATCGTGCTGTTTGTCGATGAGTTGGCGGACCTGATGATGTCGTCGACTTCGTCCAAAACCGAACTTCTCATCACACGTCTGGCACAAATGGCGCGGGCAGTCGGCATTCATTTGATACTGGCGACCCAGCGCCCCTCGGTTGATGTCATTACCGGTCTCATCAAAGCGAACTTCCCGGCGCGTATAGCGTTTCAGGTTGCCTCAAAAGTGGATTCGCGGACGATCATCGATGCCAACGGCGCCGAGAAATTGCTGGGCTCCGGTGATATGCTGTTTCTGTCGGCTGGGCAGCCTGAACCGATGCGTCTGCATGGTGCGTTCTTGTCCAGCGACGAGACCGACAGAATTGTCACGTTCATTCGCGATCAGGGGATTGGGATGATGCCGCTCGAGGGGATCTCACAGTCCGCGGCTGACAACGGGGACACCGAAGTTGACCTGGGGGACCCGTTGTTCCGCGAGGCATGTGAAGTAGTCGTACGCCACAAGCAGGGCTCGGTATCGCTCTTGCAGAGACGACTTGGCATCGGATACCAGCGCGCCGCCCGTCTGATCGACAAGCTTGAGGAAGCGGGCATTGTGTCGCCGTTCGACGGCTCCAAAGCACGCGAAGTCATAGTCGATCGGAGCTATCTGGAGACCTTGTTCGGCAGCGCTCCGGCTGCTGCTCGGACGGAATCCGAACAGAACTGAGGCCGGTTCCAATCCGTATAACTCAAGATGAGAATCCTCCTCACGATTACATTCTTGTGCCTCGGGCTGGCTGCTCCGTCGTCCGTCGTGGCCGATCAATTCACCGAAATCAAGGCAAGGCTGGCGGAGTCGAACTGCACGCGATTCGAGTTCCGAAGCATTCTGTTTTCATCGATCTTCAAACAGACCGACACGTCCCGTGGAACGGCCTATATTGCCAGAGACGGACGGTACCGGATTAACCTTGGTCCGGATCAGTATGTCAACGATGGTTCGTATCTGTACTCATACAGCCCATCCAGTAACCAGGTGGTGATGCAGAAAGCGGATTCGACGACTGCATTCAGCAAGGAGGTTTCGTACCTGACACGGCTTGACGAATTCTTCAAAACCATTATACTTAAGGCCAATTCTGAATATCGGTTGATTAAATTAACCGATCGAATGCAGAATCTTCCCGATTCGATGAATCTCGTCATCAATAAGAAGGCACGGACAATCGAACGGATCGAGTATTTCGACATAAA
Coding sequences within it:
- a CDS encoding fumarylacetoacetate hydrolase family protein, which codes for MPLKYIRFAHMRLGGEHFGAIDDQTVTMLDNAPWLGGKPTGEKLSVDSIKLLAPVAPSKIVCVGLNYHAHVAASLSADKPPEEPLLFLKPPSSIIGPGDKIVHPPQSQRVDYEAELGVVIGCKATKVSVRQAESCIFGYTCINDVTARDLQKKDGQWSRAKGFDTFCPIGPWIVTDLNYRDVLVEGILNDTVMQSGRTSMMIFDVPFLISYISQAMTLYPGDLISTGTPSGIAPMKPSDKIQVRIEGIGTLENIVA
- a CDS encoding M1 family aminopeptidase, which produces MRTLSHSLGLVLLMAAGPVTAFDKLTIDATLNPSAQTINGRVTVEFSVPDSNWEEVLFRLYSNFPCDSPSTRTDLPDNKPCGTEIHGVTVNGADVRNEAKIEGTDLDVPIPKANHSSGPLEITIDFATHISDTGMDYGRQADGYFLYGWFPMPAPRRGNEWLKIQYGPESELVGDCFDITAIIHVPDSLELVSPGIAHIDSTDGIRAYTCNLQESHDFPVCILPKGYESGTRTLDHIQLTIRYRPEDSVVLDTVAEQIGHTMAFMSENVGPYPFGELVVVIGGPWIRGGLELPRLILLERPRSRFAPALYRSLVVHETIHEWFYGILNSNQALDPWMDEAATEYFTERVIRDISGGEGDRFSYWGISASFQDMRRLAARSVWTLVPVTLRSEQYAEPFEYFNAVYDKGCLVVQTLVNHLNDTDRRRFWHDYYQQFSFRSPTPLDFVTLLAQYPPYSSVSHVQHILNSNEPIDYQVEDISIRETSRNDTILSDSAAERVSQYTTKVTCVFYHPLPLPVALRVEYLDGTARDTTIVPDPGYHTYSFVGSSPGQTAILDPYYQISLDVNLLNNSLSRQGGRGVALRLMSGLTFLLQSLFQSVWGF
- a CDS encoding DHHA1 domain-containing protein → MTERLYYRQPGLLEFDAVIADIGNSGDLFYTVLDRSAFYPTSGGQLHDTGRIGDIDIVEVIESIDGDVWHLSKSSPGEKGNRVHGEINGDRRWRNRQLHTAQHILSQAFIRRHGWETVSVHLGEEYGAIELASAALDQQSLVETEQLAASVIRQNLAVEILFIDSNDIASTPLRKIPDRQGTIRVIKIGEFDWSACGGTHCVSTAEVSLIKIVGLETIRGHSLVRFLAGAQALEDYSARFGITDELARSLTCHFADLPARFDKMSAENRELRKQLSDARKRLLPILADEIAQIAIAYPEPRVVSSVQSSMDGATASQLAQLVADKVSGAALVLVDGRLVLAVPDARKWHAGELIKAIASSLGLRGGGSNRVAQMGGLDASRLPEIEKLLRERLTRA
- the lptD gene encoding LPS assembly protein LptD, with the translated sequence MRRLSLFGLVVLSAWAASAYAQRSDRLDLQHADLLEVVLSSAQDTTFVIGAVVFQSDNGLIYCDSAVWLKGKRVRLIGSVIIDDPAYRLTADSVDYNLVNGDAVARGKYVELWSRDDSLFAVGHHAFYNKQKKYFNMEERPTLYLKYPDSASMVEVTADFIEYDAKVERAEATGSVVIVSKDVTAESGCAVMYPKTNALDLTESPVARRGKSEISGQLIAITSVNNSIAQIDVLDSAKGTFVEPSEGTSDSYDNSVLKGKRIIMDFDDGLLSRITCYGEAYSWYYPASRDNKETNENSVSGDTIKFAVKEERLQSVTVVGGAVGTYIASKTTAADTALVTKADTIDYSSHYIRYDLKDSLITLLRQAHVTSGSVALDAHRIVFDTKKRVIEAFSADVKSDSIPTDTTLTAHLQPNIIPVSLKDKSETILGDYLDYSIDTEKGRIVQSKSKYETGFYYGEKVFRARKDIFYVDEGRYTTCDADEPHFHFYSTHMKLMEGNKLIAKPVVLNIGRLPILALPYYVFPLKKGRHSGFLPFQLGNIERGERYVRNVGYYWAASDYWDTQGALDYYERSSTINLYGRFNYRKLYNFDGTVSGNYTRTSDYSTTIGTDTRRTRWTIQARHNQDITPSLKISADGQYQSDASYYKDYSLDLNQRLNRTTRSQVNFTKRFSRSVSLSGKFSHDLNLDEQSRVDYLPSAGLSVPAIKPFGSGSRDAEGVLKTRWYHALTMTWRPTMTNYSSRVTRYQYTTPDSTESVSYRSRKEYTKYDHAVGLSFPLTIAKYFIFNPSVSYSENWTKVNRTDQSDSLGINPSRLYRTYLYSGGASLSTKLYGTVSPNLFGLTGLRQVLSPSVSYGFSPKVDPEPVVRAYVGGYGSTARSSSMTLSLNQVYQAKVRRDEEERSLDLLSITSSTNYNLETTGRKFSDLNTTFNSNVLPNVRLNGSMVHSLYKPGTNDLDLWSPYLMSFGVSTTFGLAGRSFLFDDAGSGPVQRDTATTPGQTPTVLPTHQGRSGWNLSATYSYNESGRGSQFVKSSYIQFSLAFKLTSSTDISYSQYYDFTGKGTINNQVSITKQLHCWRGELWWVPIGSNRGYGFRLYVIAIPALKIDNTQSPTSGSLLYR
- a CDS encoding HU family DNA-binding protein translates to MTKDDMIAMIATGAGLTRRQATQALETFMSGVTAQLKSGRKVSFSGFGTFAVSKRKARTGRNPRTGAPITIPASKVPVFRAGTRLKEAIRK
- a CDS encoding DNA translocase FtsK 4TM domain-containing protein; amino-acid sequence: MARKKSHKGRKTVAAVLALLALFILISLVTHRASDDAYIRGEADYNTSPYEFRFGNEAGMFGAYLSYLLYFLIGWLSIFIPLGLGSLSLRLFSEKLAERLPIRVSLLFAVGIMGTMIVDVSVVADGTSGEGDALFGGYTIELLTRIAVKLVGTMGAYVVLGGTIGVLLVLYTYFTPIFLGQLRQAGVSPLKRLGQLIFSGLKSLLSFRWLFRRSRSRGELPESAAQEFDSLLNNEIAASRAEVSEAAFEAQKELDITGSEKVARRKTTMKKAAEPVQISSLNFKYPTMDLLEENTSDGTAVSTDELNATARMLKETLETFGVSIEGNIDRYPGPIITRYEFKPGVGVKVNQIVNLSDDLALALKAKRIRIIAPIPGKAAVGVEIPNRMPQKVFLRDILSADEFKNASIRLPLALGKTISGKPFVTDLTRMPHLLIAGATGSGKSVCMNALITSLLYRLHPLQVRFIFVDPKMLELSVYSGIPHLGRPVVTTPKQAEKVFADTVAEMENRYRKLASAGVRNIEDFNRKQQAEETKLPYIVLFVDELADLMMSSTSSKTELLITRLAQMARAVGIHLILATQRPSVDVITGLIKANFPARIAFQVASKVDSRTIIDANGAEKLLGSGDMLFLSAGQPEPMRLHGAFLSSDETDRIVTFIRDQGIGMMPLEGISQSAADNGDTEVDLGDPLFREACEVVVRHKQGSVSLLQRRLGIGYQRAARLIDKLEEAGIVSPFDGSKAREVIVDRSYLETLFGSAPAAARTESEQN
- a CDS encoding outer membrane lipoprotein carrier protein LolA, translating into MRILLTITFLCLGLAAPSSVVADQFTEIKARLAESNCTRFEFRSILFSSIFKQTDTSRGTAYIARDGRYRINLGPDQYVNDGSYLYSYSPSSNQVVMQKADSTTAFSKEVSYLTRLDEFFKTIILKANSEYRLIKLTDRMQNLPDSMNLVINKKARTIERIEYFDINDEKVRIEFLKQTTGSECDDKQLAPDFPDSAERVKL